One window of the Natrinema sp. CBA1119 genome contains the following:
- the glpR gene encoding HTH-type transcriptional regulator GlpR, producing MLPEQRKRTIVELVSDRDGCSVEELAAELDVSKATIRRDLDDLEEERLVERSHGGAVPVTAVGREQTYVQKEVQNLEAKAAIGERATTEIHDGQVVFFDSGTTTMQVVKRAPTDVAFIPVTNSPLLALELGKDANDVKLTGGTLRHRTRALVGPSAETFLDRTNFDLLFLGTNGITGDGSLTTPNEDEARMKELMVESAERVVLVTDETKFGERSFVQFAALSDVDVLVTDAEPTGEVAEACAAADVTVGVEVPNDR from the coding sequence ATGTTACCCGAACAGCGCAAACGGACGATCGTCGAACTCGTCTCGGATCGGGACGGCTGCTCGGTCGAGGAACTGGCCGCCGAACTCGACGTATCGAAGGCGACCATCCGGCGGGATCTGGACGATCTCGAGGAGGAACGCCTTGTCGAGCGGTCCCACGGCGGCGCCGTCCCGGTGACGGCGGTCGGCCGCGAACAGACCTACGTCCAGAAGGAAGTCCAGAACCTCGAGGCGAAGGCCGCGATCGGCGAGCGCGCCACAACGGAAATCCACGACGGGCAGGTCGTCTTCTTCGATTCGGGGACGACGACGATGCAGGTCGTGAAGCGGGCACCGACCGACGTCGCGTTCATTCCGGTGACGAACTCGCCGCTGCTGGCGCTCGAACTCGGGAAGGACGCAAACGACGTGAAGCTCACCGGCGGAACGCTCCGCCACCGCACGCGGGCGCTCGTCGGTCCGAGCGCGGAGACGTTTCTGGACCGGACGAACTTCGATCTGCTCTTTCTGGGAACGAACGGCATCACCGGGGACGGGAGTCTGACGACGCCGAACGAGGACGAAGCGCGGATGAAAGAACTGATGGTCGAGAGCGCGGAGCGAGTCGTCCTCGTCACCGACGAGACCAAGTTCGGCGAGCGGAGTTTCGTCCAGTTCGCGGCCCTGTCCGACGTGGACGTGCTGGTGACCGACGCCGAGCCGACCGGCGAGGTCGCGGAGGCCTGCGCAGCGGCCGACGTGACCGTCGGCGTGGAGGTGCCGAATGATCGCTAG
- the pfkB gene encoding 1-phosphofructokinase yields MIASVTLNPAVDYTVELSEPLTDGDVARTDEHRYDAGGKGINVSKYLVELDVETVATGVAGGFLGRYLLERLSRAAIDADFVEIDGETRLNATVLGPDGEYKINQNGPRIAAPTVGNVVETLRKYDPDTIVIAGSLPVGAGPETIDRVAEAGPWETVVDVGGATLADLEAEYALCKPNHEELAAATERRVNDVRSAIAAAEELRAAGFDRVVASLGAEGAIMAAPDRTLHAPAADVDVVDTVGAGDALLAGVLAARARQESDAAALRSGVAVASRVVSVSGTRAPSFAGVRDDRESIAVSAY; encoded by the coding sequence ATGATCGCTAGCGTGACGCTCAATCCGGCGGTCGACTACACGGTCGAACTCTCCGAACCGTTGACCGACGGGGACGTCGCTCGCACCGACGAGCACCGCTACGACGCGGGCGGCAAGGGGATCAACGTCTCGAAGTATCTGGTCGAACTCGACGTCGAGACCGTCGCGACCGGCGTCGCCGGCGGATTTCTGGGTCGCTACCTTCTCGAGCGGCTCTCGCGGGCGGCGATCGACGCGGACTTCGTCGAGATCGACGGCGAAACGCGGCTCAACGCAACCGTCCTCGGACCCGACGGCGAGTACAAGATCAACCAGAACGGCCCTCGAATCGCCGCGCCGACGGTGGGGAACGTCGTCGAGACGCTTCGGAAGTACGATCCCGATACGATCGTGATCGCCGGCAGTCTGCCGGTCGGTGCCGGTCCCGAGACGATCGACCGCGTGGCCGAGGCCGGCCCCTGGGAGACGGTCGTCGACGTCGGTGGAGCGACGCTCGCCGACCTCGAGGCCGAGTACGCGCTCTGCAAACCCAACCACGAGGAACTCGCCGCGGCGACGGAGAGGCGAGTGAACGACGTCCGGTCGGCGATCGCGGCCGCTGAGGAGCTTCGGGCCGCCGGGTTCGATCGCGTCGTCGCCTCGCTGGGCGCCGAGGGTGCGATCATGGCGGCGCCGGACCGGACGCTGCACGCGCCGGCGGCGGACGTCGACGTGGTCGACACCGTCGGCGCGGGCGACGCCCTTCTGGCGGGCGTGCTCGCCGCCCGCGCCCGGCAGGAGTCGGACGCGGCGGCGCTCAGATCCGGCGTCGCCGTCGCCTCCCGCGTCGTCTCGGTGTCTGGAACGCGAGCGCCATCGTTCGCGGGCGTCCGTGACGATCGCGAGTCGATCGCCGTCTCCGCGTACTGA
- a CDS encoding PTS fructose transporter subunit IIC has translation MKDDVESRLRGHLLSVKEDLMTGVSFMIPFVTIGGIFLALAFMVAELPGTAGSTETVFEETGSLAWYLAQIGDLGLTIMIPVLGGYIAYAIADKPGLAPGFILSWVIQQEAVIEAAGLVIGFEADGAVAGFLGAIVAGLLAGYVARWMKGWSVPSVVSQMMPILIIPVFTTLLLAPVVILGLGVPIAILDDALTSALEGMQGSNALLLGAILGGMMAVDMGGPINKVAYVFGTVLVADQIFAPMAAVMIGGMVPPLGLALSNFIAPQKYSTEMYENAKAAVPLGLAFITEGAIPYAAADPLRVIPSAVLGSATASAAALWFGVTMPAPHGGIFVVILSNSALLFLACIALGTIVTATVATLIKPDYHERVAGAEPAKSATDASQPNAGQTND, from the coding sequence ATGAAAGACGATGTGGAATCACGACTGCGGGGCCACCTCCTCTCGGTGAAGGAGGACCTGATGACGGGGGTGTCGTTCATGATTCCGTTCGTGACGATCGGCGGGATCTTCCTCGCGCTCGCGTTCATGGTCGCGGAATTACCGGGAACGGCCGGTAGTACCGAGACGGTGTTCGAGGAGACGGGCTCGCTCGCGTGGTACCTGGCCCAGATCGGCGACCTCGGGCTGACGATCATGATCCCCGTGCTGGGCGGATATATCGCGTACGCGATCGCGGACAAGCCCGGACTCGCGCCAGGGTTCATCCTCTCGTGGGTGATCCAGCAGGAGGCGGTCATCGAGGCCGCCGGGCTGGTCATCGGCTTCGAGGCCGACGGGGCGGTCGCCGGCTTCCTCGGGGCGATCGTCGCCGGCCTCCTCGCGGGCTACGTCGCCCGCTGGATGAAAGGGTGGTCGGTGCCATCGGTCGTCTCGCAGATGATGCCGATTCTTATCATCCCCGTGTTCACGACGCTGCTGCTCGCCCCGGTCGTCATCCTCGGTCTCGGGGTCCCGATCGCCATCCTCGACGACGCGCTGACGTCCGCACTCGAGGGCATGCAGGGGTCGAACGCCCTCCTGCTCGGGGCGATCCTCGGCGGGATGATGGCAGTCGACATGGGTGGCCCGATCAACAAGGTCGCGTACGTGTTCGGGACCGTCCTCGTCGCGGACCAGATATTCGCGCCGATGGCCGCCGTGATGATCGGTGGGATGGTCCCGCCGTTGGGCCTCGCGCTCTCGAACTTCATCGCGCCTCAGAAGTATTCCACGGAGATGTACGAGAACGCGAAGGCGGCCGTTCCGCTCGGCCTCGCGTTCATCACGGAGGGAGCGATCCCCTACGCCGCAGCCGATCCGCTCCGGGTCATTCCGTCGGCCGTCCTCGGCAGCGCGACGGCCAGCGCGGCCGCGCTCTGGTTCGGCGTGACGATGCCGGCTCCCCACGGCGGTATCTTCGTCGTGATCCTCTCGAACAGCGCGCTGCTGTTCCTCGCCTGTATCGCGCTCGGCACGATCGTCACGGCGACGGTCGCCACGCTGATCAAGCCCGACTACCACGAGCGCGTCGCCGGCGCCGAACCCGCGAAGTCCGCGACCGATGCGAGCCAGCCGAACGCAGGACAGACGAACGATTGA
- a CDS encoding PTS sugar transporter subunit IIA, translating into MTVTEPAIEAVLSPELITLEEPPAEKEAAIEFLLDRAVAAGRVTDREAALGALLAREAETTTGVGMGIGIPHAKTDAVAEPTIVFARSSAGIDFDAMDDEPATLLFMLLVPAEGGEEHLELLSSLSRALMHDDVRERLHEAESTEAIEETITEAVA; encoded by the coding sequence ATGACTGTGACCGAACCCGCGATCGAGGCCGTACTGTCCCCCGAACTGATCACGCTCGAGGAACCGCCCGCCGAGAAGGAGGCCGCGATCGAGTTCCTGCTCGACCGCGCGGTCGCGGCCGGCCGCGTCACCGATCGGGAGGCCGCCCTCGGGGCACTGCTCGCCCGCGAAGCGGAGACGACGACCGGCGTTGGCATGGGAATCGGTATCCCGCACGCGAAGACGGACGCGGTCGCCGAGCCGACGATCGTCTTCGCGCGCTCGTCGGCCGGTATCGACTTCGACGCGATGGACGACGAACCGGCGACCCTGCTGTTCATGCTGCTCGTCCCCGCCGAGGGCGGCGAGGAGCATCTCGAGCTCCTGAGTTCGCTCTCGCGGGCCCTGATGCACGACGACGTCCGCGAGCGACTCCACGAGGCCGAGTCGACGGAAGCGATCGAAGAGACGATCACGGAGGCGGTCGCGTGA
- the ptsH1 gene encoding phosphocarrier protein HPr — protein MERTVTVVPEDGLHARPAATFVETVTEFDADVSVAPVDGDDEPVDAASMLAVTSLGVATGEDVRLVAEGDDAEAALDDLEALLSTPETETTAESSSET, from the coding sequence ATGGAGCGCACCGTCACCGTGGTCCCCGAAGACGGCCTCCACGCGCGGCCGGCCGCGACGTTCGTCGAGACGGTAACCGAGTTCGACGCCGATGTCAGCGTGGCCCCGGTCGACGGGGACGACGAGCCGGTCGACGCGGCGAGCATGCTGGCCGTGACCAGCCTCGGCGTCGCCACCGGCGAGGACGTCCGACTCGTGGCCGAGGGCGATGACGCCGAGGCGGCGCTCGACGACCTCGAGGCGCTGCTGTCGACGCCCGAGACCGAGACCACAGCCGAATCGAGTTCGGAGACCTGA
- the ptsP gene encoding phosphoenolpyruvate--protein phosphotransferase codes for MTADESAPRSNEGTGVTPLSGVGTAVWYDPNADLEVEETPATDAVDPEAERERFEDARDRARTELERERERTAERVGEEEAAVFDAHQKFLDDPQITDAVQSAVDDGRPAEHAVEAAFEDPIAQFEGMDGRMAERADDLRDVRDRLLRLLTDADRVDLSSLSTGSILLADRLTPSDTAQLDPERVAGFATVEGGRTSHAAIFARSLGIPAVVGVGDDLERIGDGDPVLIDGEDGAVIADPSDDRRERAAGGRDVAVREEPVATADGRRVEVAANVGTLAELEGAVEAGADGIGLFRTEFLFLDREEPPDEDEQFEVYREALAAFPEGRVVVRTLDVGGDKPIPYLETPGAENPFLGQRGIRRSLGPDADLFETQLRALLRAAAAEPGTLSVMFPMVSTVPELEAALETVEDVATALGAEGVEHETPELGVMIETPSAAFVADALGERVDFLSIGTNDLTQYVMAAARENDRVADLRDPCDPAVLHAIERTVAAGDASDAWVGMCGEMAGNPQLTPLLVGLGLDELSMSAVTIPAVKAAIADLETDAAKSLADLATDATARTTVYEHITEYDQ; via the coding sequence ATGACCGCCGACGAGTCTGCACCGCGATCGAACGAGGGAACCGGCGTCACGCCGCTGTCCGGCGTCGGTACTGCCGTCTGGTACGATCCGAACGCCGACCTCGAGGTCGAGGAGACGCCGGCGACCGACGCGGTCGATCCGGAGGCCGAACGCGAGCGGTTCGAGGACGCTCGCGACCGCGCGCGAACGGAACTCGAGCGCGAGCGCGAGCGGACCGCCGAGCGCGTCGGCGAGGAGGAGGCGGCGGTGTTCGACGCCCACCAGAAGTTCCTCGACGATCCGCAGATCACCGACGCCGTCCAGTCAGCCGTCGACGACGGCCGCCCCGCCGAGCACGCGGTCGAGGCCGCCTTCGAGGATCCCATCGCGCAGTTTGAGGGGATGGACGGCCGAATGGCCGAGCGCGCCGACGACCTTCGCGACGTTCGAGACCGGCTGTTGCGGCTGCTCACCGACGCGGACCGCGTCGATCTCTCCTCGCTGTCGACCGGTTCGATCCTGCTCGCCGACCGGCTGACGCCCAGCGATACCGCCCAACTCGATCCCGAGCGCGTGGCCGGCTTCGCGACGGTCGAGGGCGGCCGGACCTCCCACGCCGCGATCTTCGCCCGCTCGCTCGGCATCCCGGCCGTCGTCGGCGTCGGCGACGACCTCGAGCGGATCGGCGACGGCGACCCCGTCCTGATCGATGGCGAGGACGGCGCGGTGATCGCCGACCCGAGCGACGACCGCCGGGAACGGGCGGCCGGCGGCCGCGACGTGGCCGTCCGCGAGGAGCCGGTCGCGACGGCCGACGGCCGACGCGTCGAGGTCGCGGCCAACGTCGGTACCCTCGCGGAACTCGAGGGTGCCGTCGAGGCGGGTGCGGACGGGATCGGCCTCTTCCGGACCGAGTTCCTCTTTCTCGACCGCGAGGAGCCGCCCGACGAGGACGAGCAGTTCGAGGTCTACCGCGAGGCGCTCGCGGCGTTTCCCGAGGGCCGAGTCGTCGTGCGGACGCTGGACGTCGGCGGCGACAAGCCGATCCCCTACCTCGAGACGCCCGGAGCGGAGAATCCGTTCCTCGGCCAGCGGGGGATCAGGCGCTCGCTCGGGCCCGACGCCGACCTCTTCGAGACCCAGCTTCGGGCGCTGCTGCGGGCGGCCGCCGCCGAACCGGGGACGCTCTCGGTGATGTTCCCGATGGTGTCGACCGTTCCGGAACTCGAGGCGGCCCTCGAGACCGTCGAGGACGTCGCCACAGCCCTCGGCGCGGAGGGCGTCGAGCACGAGACACCGGAACTGGGCGTGATGATCGAAACGCCCAGCGCCGCGTTCGTCGCCGACGCACTCGGCGAGCGCGTCGACTTCCTCAGCATCGGGACGAACGATCTCACCCAGTACGTGATGGCGGCCGCGCGGGAGAACGACCGAGTCGCGGACCTCCGCGATCCCTGCGATCCGGCCGTCCTCCACGCGATCGAGCGCACCGTCGCGGCCGGGGACGCGAGCGACGCCTGGGTCGGCATGTGCGGCGAGATGGCCGGGAACCCCCAACTGACGCCGCTGCTCGTCGGGCTGGGACTCGACGAACTCAGCATGAGCGCCGTGACGATCCCCGCGGTGAAGGCCGCGATCGCCGACCTCGAGACCGATGCGGCCAAATCGCTCGCCGATCTGGCGACCGACGCGACCGCGAGAACGACCGTTTACGAACACATCACGGAGTACGACCAATGA
- a CDS encoding PTS fructose transporter subunit IIB: protein MKFVAVTSCPTGIAHSQMAAENLEQTATDLGHEIDVEVQGAMGQENELSSDAIAEADAVVIAADTSVNRDRFEDEPLVKAPVKDAVNDAEGLIERAIAEADGEASTAGPAGATAASTGTESAESGAPRRGGDPSKGLFARLKRLFS from the coding sequence ATGAAATTCGTCGCAGTAACGTCATGTCCGACGGGTATCGCACACAGCCAGATGGCGGCCGAGAATTTAGAGCAGACCGCGACCGATCTCGGTCACGAGATCGACGTCGAGGTCCAGGGGGCCATGGGCCAGGAGAACGAACTCTCGAGCGACGCTATCGCCGAGGCGGACGCGGTGGTCATCGCCGCGGACACGTCGGTGAACCGAGACCGCTTCGAGGACGAGCCCCTCGTCAAGGCACCGGTGAAGGACGCGGTCAACGACGCCGAGGGGCTTATCGAGCGGGCTATCGCGGAAGCCGACGGCGAGGCGTCGACCGCCGGGCCCGCGGGGGCGACGGCCGCGTCCACCGGCACCGAATCGGCCGAATCCGGGGCCCCACGTCGCGGCGGCGACCCCTCGAAGGGGTTGTTCGCCAGGCTCAAGCGACTCTTCTCCTGA
- a CDS encoding alpha/beta fold hydrolase, protein MPRDDTLVGIDSRTVETDRLETHYLESGGSGRAAAEGETVLFCHGNVSSSRFFEDVLVDLPARHRAIAPDLRGYGDSETKPVDATNGLGDFAADLRAFVDALALAEPLVIVGWSNGGGVAMRYAIDHPEAVASLVLVNPLSPYGFGGTKDTDGTPCFDDYAGSGGGIGNDAFVAGLENRDRSEEGQTSPRKVLRTYYVDPTHEFDGEREESYLTGMLDTATGDKNYPGSSKPSDNWPGIAPGETGVNNAISPKYCELEAITEIDPDDKPPVLWIRGDSDQIVSNASLFDLGTLGRMDELPEWPGEDVFPPQPMVDQTRAVLERYADRGGEFEEVVFGNVGHTPHVEVPGDFLDRLESVL, encoded by the coding sequence ATGCCTCGAGACGACACCCTCGTCGGCATCGACTCGCGAACCGTCGAAACGGACCGACTCGAGACCCATTACCTCGAGTCGGGCGGCTCCGGTCGGGCCGCCGCCGAGGGAGAAACCGTCCTCTTTTGCCACGGGAACGTCTCGTCCTCGCGGTTCTTCGAGGACGTACTGGTCGACTTGCCCGCCCGCCATCGTGCGATTGCGCCCGATCTGCGGGGGTACGGCGATTCGGAGACGAAACCGGTCGACGCGACGAACGGCCTCGGCGACTTCGCGGCGGATCTCCGAGCGTTCGTCGACGCACTCGCGCTCGCGGAGCCGCTCGTCATCGTCGGCTGGTCGAACGGCGGCGGGGTCGCGATGCGGTACGCGATCGACCACCCCGAGGCGGTCGCTTCGCTCGTACTGGTCAACCCGCTCTCGCCGTACGGGTTCGGCGGGACGAAGGATACGGACGGAACGCCGTGTTTCGACGACTACGCCGGCTCCGGCGGCGGGATCGGCAACGACGCGTTCGTCGCGGGCCTCGAGAATCGCGACCGAAGCGAGGAGGGACAGACCTCTCCACGAAAGGTGCTGCGAACCTACTACGTCGACCCGACCCACGAGTTCGACGGCGAGCGCGAGGAATCGTATCTGACGGGGATGCTCGATACGGCGACCGGCGATAAGAACTATCCGGGCTCGTCGAAGCCGAGCGACAACTGGCCCGGCATTGCCCCGGGCGAAACCGGTGTGAACAACGCGATCTCGCCGAAGTACTGCGAACTCGAGGCGATCACCGAGATCGATCCCGACGACAAACCGCCCGTGCTGTGGATTCGCGGTGATTCCGACCAGATCGTCTCGAACGCCTCCCTCTTCGATCTGGGCACGCTCGGCCGAATGGACGAACTCCCGGAGTGGCCCGGCGAGGACGTCTTCCCGCCACAGCCGATGGTCGACCAGACCCGCGCCGTCCTGGAGCGCTACGCCGATCGCGGCGGCGAGTTCGAGGAAGTCGTCTTCGGAAACGTCGGTCACACGCCCCATGTCGAGGTCCCAGGAGACTTTCTGGATCGGCTCGAGTCCGTCCTGTAG
- the dph5 gene encoding diphthine synthase, which translates to MLTFIGLGLYDERSITVEGRDALRAADRVYAEFYTSQLIGTTIDDLESYHDLEIEVRDRAGVEQHPDDMLTAAEDEDVAFLTAGDTMISTTHVDLRLRAHDRGIETRVLHGVTAQTATSALTGLQNYRFGKATTLPFPYAHGAEGLPASVTETIDDNRADGLHTVVYLDIKAEREEYMTADIGADLLAEEYPDLAGVVVARAGSPDPLVEAGTMTELADQEFGDPLHLLVIPGECHLLEADALVELAGADRDVLEIA; encoded by the coding sequence ATGCTCACCTTCATCGGCCTCGGTCTCTACGACGAGCGCTCGATCACCGTCGAGGGCCGGGACGCCCTGCGGGCGGCCGACCGCGTCTACGCCGAGTTCTACACCAGTCAGCTGATCGGGACGACGATCGACGACCTCGAGTCGTATCACGACCTCGAGATCGAGGTCCGGGACCGCGCCGGCGTCGAACAGCATCCCGACGACATGCTCACAGCGGCCGAGGACGAAGACGTCGCGTTCCTGACGGCGGGCGATACGATGATCTCGACGACCCACGTCGACCTCCGACTGCGCGCTCACGACCGCGGAATCGAGACGCGGGTGCTCCACGGCGTCACCGCCCAGACGGCCACCAGCGCGCTAACTGGACTGCAGAACTACCGCTTCGGCAAGGCCACCACCCTTCCGTTTCCGTACGCCCACGGGGCCGAGGGACTCCCGGCGAGCGTCACGGAGACGATCGACGATAATCGCGCCGACGGGCTGCACACCGTCGTCTATCTGGACATAAAGGCCGAGCGCGAGGAGTACATGACCGCCGACATCGGTGCCGACCTGCTCGCCGAGGAGTACCCCGATCTCGCGGGCGTCGTCGTCGCCCGCGCGGGGAGCCCCGATCCGCTCGTCGAGGCCGGAACGATGACCGAACTGGCGGACCAGGAGTTCGGGGACCCGCTCCACCTGCTCGTGATCCCTGGGGAGTGTCACCTGCTCGAGGCCGACGCGCTGGTCGAACTGGCCGGTGCGGATCGAGATGTCCTCGAAATCGCCTGA
- a CDS encoding Rieske 2Fe-2S domain-containing protein has translation MSERRRLTTVETVHENRSWLFTIRDQYGEPDEAILVPCGDNVEAWINRCTHEAQRFDTGRGAAMRDGQIICPKHGSMFDSCSGYCDNGEAADTTLSAVEVSVDDGVVYLTDDDVTFAHEGGIDEGDDADDDDGPASTSHIGF, from the coding sequence ATGAGCGAGCGCCGACGGCTCACGACCGTCGAGACGGTCCACGAAAACCGGTCGTGGCTGTTCACGATCCGAGATCAGTACGGCGAACCGGACGAAGCGATCCTCGTGCCATGCGGGGACAACGTCGAGGCGTGGATCAATCGCTGCACCCACGAGGCCCAGCGGTTCGATACGGGCCGCGGGGCCGCGATGCGGGACGGACAGATCATCTGTCCGAAACACGGCTCGATGTTCGACTCCTGCTCGGGCTATTGCGACAACGGCGAAGCGGCCGATACGACGCTCTCGGCCGTCGAAGTCAGCGTCGACGACGGCGTCGTCTATCTGACCGACGACGACGTGACCTTCGCCCACGAGGGCGGGATCGACGAGGGCGACGACGCGGACGATGACGACGGTCCCGCGTCGACCTCCCACATCGGATTCTGA
- a CDS encoding alanine--glyoxylate aminotransferase family protein, which produces MTDDRLRMTPGPTEVPAAVRERMSEPTPNPDVEPEFFEFYRDLTAKLEAIYGDDDIAILGGEGILGLEAAVASLVEPGDRVLCIANGLYGEGFADFVEMADGEAVVCDAPWDEPLDLERVEARLEEGSFDAATLVHCETPTGALNDIEPVLEVLDERDVISVVDAVSSLGGVAVPTERIDICLGASQKCFSAPPGLTVCSVSDRAWRKIESFETDSLYTDLEPWRDAADEEWFPYTHLAANLYGLDTAIDLLLEEGLETVFERHEAAARRCRERADDLGLSLYPAPARSSPTVTALEVDGRAQALQETLAAEHDIVLATGLGDLADDILRIGHMGHNARLERIDRTMDALEAVLE; this is translated from the coding sequence ATGACCGACGATCGACTGCGCATGACGCCCGGCCCGACCGAGGTGCCGGCGGCCGTCCGCGAGCGGATGAGCGAGCCGACGCCGAACCCGGATGTCGAGCCGGAATTCTTCGAATTCTACCGCGACCTCACGGCCAAACTCGAGGCGATCTACGGCGACGACGACATCGCGATCCTCGGCGGCGAGGGCATCCTCGGCCTCGAGGCCGCCGTCGCGTCGCTGGTCGAACCGGGCGACCGCGTGCTCTGTATCGCGAACGGGCTCTACGGCGAGGGGTTCGCCGATTTCGTCGAGATGGCCGACGGCGAGGCGGTGGTCTGCGACGCGCCGTGGGACGAGCCGCTCGACCTCGAGCGAGTCGAAGCCCGCCTCGAGGAGGGCTCGTTCGACGCGGCGACGCTGGTCCACTGCGAGACGCCGACGGGCGCGCTCAACGATATCGAACCGGTCCTCGAGGTGCTCGACGAGCGCGACGTGATCAGCGTCGTCGACGCGGTCTCCTCGCTCGGCGGGGTGGCGGTCCCGACGGAGCGAATCGACATCTGTCTCGGCGCCTCGCAGAAGTGTTTCAGCGCGCCGCCGGGACTGACGGTCTGCTCGGTCAGCGACCGCGCCTGGCGAAAGATCGAGTCCTTCGAGACCGACAGCCTCTACACCGACCTCGAGCCGTGGCGCGACGCGGCCGACGAGGAGTGGTTCCCCTACACGCACCTCGCCGCGAACCTGTACGGCCTCGACACTGCGATCGACCTGTTGCTCGAGGAGGGCCTCGAGACCGTCTTCGAGCGCCACGAAGCGGCTGCGCGGCGGTGTCGCGAGCGAGCCGACGATCTCGGGCTGTCGCTCTATCCTGCCCCCGCGCGGTCGTCGCCGACCGTGACCGCACTCGAGGTCGACGGACGCGCACAAGCGCTCCAAGAAACGCTGGCTGCCGAGCACGATATCGTCCTCGCGACCGGCCTCGGCGACCTCGCGGACGACATCCTCCGGATCGGACACATGGGACACAACGCGCGCCTCGAGCGCATCGATCGGACGATGGATGCGCTCGAAGCGGTTCTGGAGTAG